The Leadbettera azotonutricia ZAS-9 genome has a window encoding:
- the ftsH gene encoding ATP-dependent zinc metalloprotease FtsH yields MAEYGSEDPQEDKPKQKNTGPQFPFGGGGGPKLPDFKPFGGWKFSIIYVVILIIGLSLFNFVFLNRVNPTIDFSEFKAKITTGEIKRVEITDSYFTGYSSLARKETNQSPMFRTPYTPVPEAVYRTVPINDPDLIKLMDEKNVAYYAVSREGSTVLNIIFSWVLPIAFFIFIWRFLMKRIGNMGGNVLSVGQNKAIIVAEGDVKTRFIDVAGVDEAKEELVEVVDFLKAPKKYTDIGGKIPKGVLLVGPPGTGKTLLARAVAGEAGVSFFRISGAEFVEMFVGVGAARVRDLFKQAREKGRCIIFIDELDAIGKSRINNIAGGNDEREQTLNQLLVEMDGFDATAGLIILAATNRPDVLDPALLRPGRFDRQVLVDRPDLIGREAILRIHSKTVKLSPEVDLASVARGTSGFVGADLANIVNEAALLAVRAGRQVVMQADFGEAIEKTVAGLQKKTRVIKPEERRIVAYHETGHALIAAFTPNSDPVQKISIVPRGFGALGYTLQMPVEDRYLMTEAELLGKIDVLLGGRAAEELIFGEISTGAANDLTRATDIARKMITEYGMSSRFKNVALTQRGTGMMGNPIQEPSFQREYSEATQQYIDEEIAHNVEKQYGAVKIKLEQNRPLLEKVAALLLEKETLDEKEFKELVKGD; encoded by the coding sequence ATGGCTGAATACGGGTCCGAGGACCCTCAGGAAGATAAGCCCAAGCAAAAAAACACCGGACCTCAATTCCCCTTTGGGGGAGGAGGAGGTCCCAAGCTTCCGGACTTTAAACCCTTTGGAGGCTGGAAGTTTTCCATTATATATGTGGTCATCCTCATTATTGGACTGAGCCTCTTCAATTTTGTGTTCCTCAATAGGGTTAACCCTACCATAGATTTCTCTGAATTCAAGGCCAAAATCACCACCGGGGAGATCAAGCGGGTAGAAATAACCGATTCCTACTTCACTGGCTATAGCTCCCTGGCGAGAAAAGAGACGAACCAGAGCCCCATGTTCCGCACCCCCTATACCCCGGTGCCGGAAGCCGTCTACCGTACTGTCCCCATCAACGATCCTGACCTTATCAAGCTCATGGACGAAAAGAACGTGGCATACTACGCCGTCTCCCGGGAGGGGAGCACGGTTCTCAATATCATCTTCTCATGGGTGCTGCCCATTGCTTTCTTCATATTTATTTGGCGTTTCCTCATGAAGCGCATAGGCAATATGGGGGGCAATGTGCTCTCGGTGGGCCAGAACAAGGCGATCATCGTAGCGGAAGGGGATGTCAAAACCCGCTTCATTGATGTGGCAGGCGTTGACGAGGCCAAGGAAGAGCTTGTGGAGGTGGTGGATTTCCTCAAAGCCCCCAAAAAGTACACCGACATAGGCGGCAAGATACCCAAGGGCGTCCTTCTGGTAGGCCCTCCGGGAACAGGCAAGACCCTTTTGGCAAGGGCAGTTGCGGGAGAGGCGGGGGTTTCATTCTTCCGCATCTCGGGCGCTGAATTCGTGGAAATGTTCGTGGGCGTAGGCGCGGCCAGGGTAAGGGATCTCTTCAAGCAGGCCCGGGAAAAGGGCCGCTGCATCATCTTCATAGACGAGCTTGACGCCATAGGCAAGAGCCGCATCAACAACATAGCCGGGGGCAATGACGAGCGGGAACAGACCCTGAACCAGCTCCTGGTGGAAATGGACGGCTTTGACGCCACTGCAGGCCTCATCATACTGGCGGCCACCAACAGGCCCGACGTGCTCGACCCTGCCCTGCTCAGGCCCGGCCGCTTCGACCGCCAAGTCCTTGTGGACAGGCCCGACCTCATTGGGCGGGAAGCCATACTCCGCATACATTCAAAGACCGTAAAGCTGTCGCCTGAGGTGGATCTTGCATCCGTTGCCCGGGGCACAAGCGGCTTTGTCGGCGCGGACCTGGCGAACATCGTGAACGAAGCGGCCCTCCTCGCGGTGCGCGCAGGCCGCCAGGTCGTGATGCAGGCAGACTTTGGGGAAGCCATCGAAAAAACCGTGGCGGGCCTCCAGAAAAAAACCAGGGTAATCAAGCCCGAAGAGCGGCGCATTGTGGCCTATCACGAAACAGGCCACGCCCTTATCGCGGCTTTTACCCCGAATTCCGATCCGGTGCAAAAAATTTCCATAGTGCCCCGGGGCTTCGGCGCCCTTGGTTATACCCTCCAGATGCCCGTAGAGGATCGCTACCTCATGACCGAGGCGGAACTCCTGGGAAAGATAGACGTGCTTCTGGGAGGCCGCGCTGCGGAGGAACTTATTTTCGGCGAGATTTCCACCGGCGCTGCCAACGATCTTACCAGGGCAACGGACATTGCCCGGAAAATGATCACCGAATACGGCATGTCCTCGCGTTTTAAAAACGTTGCCCTTACCCAGCGGGGCACGGGCATGATGGGAAACCCGATTCAGGAGCCTTCATTCCAGAGGGAGTATTCCGAAGCAACCCAGCAGTATATTGATGAAGAAATCGCCCACAATGTAGAAAAACAATATGGGGCGGTAAAAATCAAGCTTGAGCAGAACCGGCCCCTTCTCGAAAAAGTGGCAGCGCTGCTCCTGGAAAAAGAGACTTTGGACGAGAAGGAATTCAAGGAATTGGTCAAGGGTGATTAA
- a CDS encoding helix-turn-helix domain-containing protein, protein MKEEKNSIDIRRLFSKNLRRLRSAANISQLTLATEAGLTHNFINDIENGKKWVSAETISKLALVLKAEPYQFFLSESWWNESGPEIFSLYLADITDSFQRMVAEYRQRYLGEDPLKKAH, encoded by the coding sequence ATGAAGGAAGAAAAAAACAGCATAGATATCCGGCGCCTGTTCTCGAAGAACTTAAGACGCCTTAGATCTGCGGCTAATATCTCACAGCTGACACTAGCCACCGAAGCAGGTTTGACCCACAATTTCATCAATGATATTGAAAATGGCAAAAAGTGGGTTTCCGCAGAAACCATTTCGAAACTGGCTTTGGTCCTGAAAGCTGAACCTTACCAGTTCTTCCTTTCTGAATCCTGGTGGAACGAATCAGGGCCCGAAATTTTCTCCCTCTATCTGGCTGATATTACCGATTCATTCCAGAGGATGGTTGCTGAATACCGTCAGCGTTATCTTGGGGAAGATCCGCTAAAAAAGGCTCATTAG
- a CDS encoding M15 family metallopeptidase, giving the protein MRKACFLFLILILLSLPRAFAGGKAERKQTSTAEETDIGMPEYTQHEAPIPVQLPAEQTPEQPEVSRAEQVMRALSEAYPDRTGPAEFRDSDWAIQVYGEWFYYADGRLLPESLRAKAADYDPQPFYNYAAELPPWTPPSIEESERMKNMMASRRQHPAKRSQHFYDALWRAHNQGESWERVKQIRFLGLTVMVHYSIIEELSLVEEFILNEAKTNAAVKQWIDGLKSIDGWSWRNIAATASRSYHSYGAAIDLLPKSWGGLETYWQWAAEKNPEWWAVPYTRRFHPPMEVVKAFEALGFLWGGKWMTYDTMHFEYRPEILLLSNVPQADLHLINSQSLK; this is encoded by the coding sequence ATGAGAAAAGCCTGTTTTCTCTTCCTGATTTTGATTCTTCTTTCCTTGCCCCGGGCCTTTGCAGGGGGTAAAGCCGAGAGGAAACAGACAAGCACGGCAGAGGAAACCGACATAGGAATGCCAGAGTATACCCAGCATGAGGCGCCTATTCCGGTGCAGCTCCCTGCCGAACAGACCCCGGAGCAGCCCGAGGTTTCAAGGGCCGAACAGGTGATGAGGGCCTTGTCGGAGGCTTACCCGGACCGCACGGGGCCTGCGGAATTCCGCGACAGCGACTGGGCCATCCAGGTGTATGGGGAATGGTTCTACTATGCCGACGGGAGGCTCCTCCCCGAAAGCCTCAGGGCCAAAGCCGCCGACTATGATCCCCAGCCTTTTTACAATTACGCGGCCGAACTCCCTCCCTGGACGCCTCCCAGCATTGAGGAGTCCGAGCGTATGAAAAACATGATGGCAAGCCGCCGCCAGCACCCTGCCAAGCGTTCCCAGCATTTTTACGATGCCCTTTGGCGGGCCCATAACCAGGGCGAATCGTGGGAAAGGGTAAAACAGATACGTTTTCTCGGTCTTACCGTGATGGTTCATTATTCAATAATTGAAGAATTAAGCCTTGTGGAAGAATTCATACTCAATGAAGCAAAAACCAATGCTGCGGTAAAGCAGTGGATTGACGGGCTAAAAAGCATAGACGGTTGGAGCTGGCGGAATATCGCCGCCACTGCCAGCCGGAGCTATCATTCCTATGGGGCTGCTATAGACTTGCTGCCCAAGTCCTGGGGGGGCCTCGAAACCTATTGGCAGTGGGCAGCCGAAAAAAATCCCGAATGGTGGGCAGTCCCCTATACCCGCCGCTTCCATCCTCCCATGGAAGTTGTAAAAGCCTTCGAAGCCCTCGGCTTTCTCTGGGGCGGCAAGTGGATGACCTACGACACCATGCATTTTGAATACCGTCCCGAAATTCTCCTTCTCAGCAATGTACCCCAGGCAGATCTGCATTTAATCAATTCGCAATCCTTAAAATAG
- a CDS encoding uroporphyrinogen decarboxylase family protein — MNQDTMNAGERARNLIKGKSIDRLPVVEWAPWWDLTIKRWRQEGLPQNLASVRDIQLWFGLDACVQTYFGVRTKDTPQAPSHGAGIMRTAEDYQKIKKTLFYDPSTYYTKEYIDWLKSTREEGNTIHWFTVEGFFWYPRELFGIEPHLYSFYDEPDLLKEMCSDYVRWLKKVFEYIGNTFKFDFMSFAEDMSYNHGPMLSKETFDEFLIPFYKEVIPFLKKMDIPAFIDSDGDITLAVDWYAGAGADGMFPLERQAGVDVALYIEKQPQMTFLGHFDKMCMKLGEEAMAKEFERIIPSCQKGKVMLSVDHQTPPDVSVENYKIFVKLFKEYAAKVKKN; from the coding sequence ATGAACCAAGACACAATGAATGCCGGCGAACGGGCGAGGAACCTTATCAAAGGCAAGAGCATAGACAGACTGCCGGTAGTGGAATGGGCGCCCTGGTGGGATCTCACCATAAAACGCTGGAGGCAGGAAGGCCTGCCCCAAAACCTTGCTTCGGTTCGGGATATACAGCTCTGGTTTGGGCTGGACGCCTGCGTGCAGACTTACTTTGGGGTGCGCACCAAAGACACGCCCCAGGCGCCTTCCCACGGCGCGGGGATCATGCGTACAGCAGAGGACTATCAAAAAATCAAAAAGACCCTGTTTTACGATCCGTCAACCTACTATACCAAAGAATACATTGACTGGCTTAAATCCACCAGGGAAGAGGGAAATACCATACATTGGTTTACAGTAGAGGGTTTTTTCTGGTATCCCAGGGAACTTTTCGGCATAGAACCCCACCTCTACAGTTTTTATGATGAACCAGATCTCCTCAAGGAAATGTGCAGCGATTATGTCCGGTGGCTAAAAAAAGTTTTTGAATATATCGGGAACACTTTTAAATTCGACTTTATGAGTTTTGCCGAGGACATGAGCTATAACCACGGCCCCATGCTGAGCAAAGAAACCTTCGACGAATTTCTCATTCCCTTCTATAAAGAAGTCATCCCCTTTCTTAAAAAGATGGATATCCCAGCCTTCATTGACAGCGACGGAGACATTACCCTGGCTGTAGACTGGTATGCGGGGGCCGGGGCAGACGGCATGTTCCCCCTGGAACGTCAGGCCGGTGTGGATGTGGCCCTTTACATAGAAAAACAGCCTCAAATGACCTTCCTCGGCCATTTTGATAAAATGTGCATGAAATTGGGTGAAGAAGCCATGGCCAAAGAATTTGAGCGCATCATCCCAAGCTGCCAAAAAGGCAAGGTCATGCTTTCCGTAGACCATCAAACTCCGCCTGATGTTTCCGTAGAGAACTATAAAATTTTTGTAAAACTCTTTAAGGAATACGCAGCAAAAGTAAAGAAAAACTGA
- a CDS encoding carbohydrate-binding family 9-like protein: protein MNNFKPLAEDRIAHYNCCKVGQKFSIDGNLDKPAWKGAEKSRRFVDLVTGEQAFLNTQMAALWDDEALYVAYWVEEPAVRASFTERDSLVWFDNDVETFFAGEDCYYEFEINAYGTVYEVFFIYQDALKKGSRFDVPQFDLHSRDVDVLSGFQDPTRFRKHPRGRRWAFMDFDFPGLKSAVKVDGKINDPSHVDKGWTVELAFPWEGFKILNPGKNFPPKEGDTLRGQFFRFEALHYHGKTITESVGWALNEHGVYDSHIPENFAYLHFSEKQ from the coding sequence ATGAATAATTTTAAACCACTCGCAGAAGATCGTATTGCCCATTACAACTGCTGTAAGGTGGGGCAAAAATTTTCCATTGACGGGAACCTTGATAAGCCCGCCTGGAAAGGCGCGGAGAAATCCCGCCGTTTTGTGGATCTCGTTACCGGGGAGCAGGCCTTCCTCAATACCCAAATGGCTGCCCTTTGGGATGATGAAGCCCTCTACGTTGCCTACTGGGTTGAGGAACCGGCAGTCAGGGCTTCCTTTACCGAGAGGGATTCGCTCGTCTGGTTCGACAATGATGTAGAAACTTTTTTTGCAGGCGAAGACTGTTACTACGAATTCGAGATCAACGCTTATGGCACGGTTTACGAAGTTTTCTTTATCTACCAGGATGCCCTCAAAAAGGGGAGTCGTTTTGATGTTCCTCAATTTGATCTTCATTCAAGGGATGTGGATGTACTGAGCGGCTTTCAGGATCCAACCCGTTTCAGGAAACACCCCCGGGGCAGGCGCTGGGCCTTTATGGATTTTGATTTCCCCGGTCTTAAAAGCGCTGTGAAAGTGGATGGCAAAATCAACGATCCTTCCCATGTGGATAAGGGCTGGACTGTTGAACTGGCCTTTCCCTGGGAGGGTTTTAAAATTTTAAATCCGGGTAAAAATTTCCCACCAAAAGAGGGCGACACCTTGCGGGGCCAGTTCTTCCGTTTCGAAGCCCTCCACTACCATGGTAAAACCATCACCGAAAGCGTGGGCTGGGCCCTGAACGAACATGGGGTCTACGATTCACATATACCCGAGAATTTTGCATACCTGCACTTTAGCGAAAAGCAGTAA
- a CDS encoding LolA family protein gives MKRKLSLIFFLFFLGFYVDSQEIVTAERYLERVSEHYAGVKDYEAHIAIRSGTTEMQGNLNFLNPSFMRIDFTRPADQVIAYNGELLTVYLPEYRAVLNQEISSHKTSTSAATGAGMASAQGLSLLRRNYVPSFVIGPEPVPLDEGSQDMAVKLRLVRRNVSEGFREIILSIDPVNLLIRRIEGRTIADVLVRFDFSNIRTNLGIPEGRFIYDSPASANVYNNFLFRDTE, from the coding sequence GTGAAACGAAAGCTCTCTTTGATATTTTTTCTGTTTTTTTTAGGTTTTTATGTCGATTCCCAGGAAATTGTTACCGCGGAACGGTATCTTGAACGGGTTTCCGAGCATTATGCCGGTGTAAAGGACTATGAAGCCCATATCGCCATCAGGTCAGGCACGACAGAAATGCAGGGAAACCTGAATTTCCTCAACCCTTCCTTCATGCGCATTGACTTTACCCGCCCTGCGGATCAGGTGATTGCCTATAACGGCGAGCTTCTCACGGTGTATCTGCCCGAATACCGGGCGGTGCTGAACCAGGAAATTTCCTCCCACAAGACTTCCACTTCTGCTGCCACCGGGGCAGGCATGGCGTCCGCCCAGGGGCTTTCCCTGCTCAGGCGCAACTATGTTCCCTCCTTTGTAATCGGCCCTGAGCCCGTACCCCTGGACGAAGGTTCCCAGGATATGGCGGTTAAGCTGAGGCTGGTGAGGCGCAATGTTTCTGAAGGCTTCAGGGAGATCATTCTCAGCATCGATCCTGTGAACCTTTTGATAAGGCGCATTGAAGGACGGACCATCGCAGACGTCCTGGTGCGTTTTGATTTTTCAAACATACGGACTAATTTGGGGATACCCGAGGGCCGCTTCATCTACGACTCCCCGGCTTCCGCCAATGTGTATAACAACTTCCTTTTCCGCGATACCGAATAG
- a CDS encoding helix-turn-helix domain-containing protein produces the protein MESLGNKLKTAREAKGYTFDYVSRETNISTRYLDALEKENFEVFPGEPYLLGFLKNYGAYLELNVDELLSLYRSLKIQEQPVPVEQLLKDPFPWGRLIKIAVIAIAVLGLAGGGYLIVSRMPKKEATETAAIRPASEYTMNTDSLERRFYRGDTIFVPLGGNTYKLELASLGDTITIGTPAGPVRLDLGQEVTVNLNNDGAAGLRITAADFVKNDPAPGALLRFELQNPFQSTGAAANAAGASLGQEALNTAAPNSQTVSDSFTSPSAYPFTLQLTFQGYCLFRWEILNEKDRQGRNEQYFQRSDQLNIQAQNTGIRLGVSNAQAAKLQVIGGGKTVPLELGGAGEVVVADVRWVKNEDNLYRLVLVRLE, from the coding sequence GTGGAATCCCTGGGGAATAAACTTAAGACCGCCCGCGAAGCCAAAGGCTATACCTTCGATTATGTAAGCCGCGAAACCAATATAAGCACCCGCTATCTTGACGCCCTGGAAAAAGAGAATTTCGAAGTCTTCCCCGGAGAACCTTACCTGCTGGGCTTCTTGAAAAACTACGGCGCATACCTCGAACTCAATGTTGATGAACTCCTCTCCCTTTACCGTTCCCTAAAAATCCAGGAACAGCCTGTGCCTGTTGAACAGCTCCTCAAAGATCCCTTCCCCTGGGGGAGGCTCATTAAAATTGCCGTTATAGCGATAGCGGTGCTGGGCCTTGCAGGCGGAGGCTACCTTATCGTGTCCCGCATGCCCAAAAAGGAAGCAACTGAGACTGCGGCTATACGTCCTGCCTCTGAATACACCATGAACACCGATTCCCTGGAGCGCCGTTTTTACCGGGGCGATACTATCTTTGTCCCTTTGGGGGGCAACACCTATAAGCTTGAACTTGCAAGCCTGGGAGATACTATTACTATTGGTACTCCTGCCGGGCCTGTGCGTCTGGATCTTGGCCAGGAAGTAACTGTGAATTTAAACAATGATGGCGCAGCAGGGTTGAGGATCACTGCGGCGGACTTTGTGAAGAACGATCCTGCACCCGGCGCCCTGCTCCGTTTTGAACTGCAGAATCCGTTTCAATCTACCGGGGCAGCTGCAAACGCCGCCGGCGCCAGCCTGGGCCAGGAAGCCCTTAACACGGCTGCGCCTAATTCCCAGACAGTTTCAGACAGCTTTACATCCCCTTCGGCCTATCCCTTTACCCTCCAACTGACGTTTCAGGGCTACTGCCTTTTCCGCTGGGAGATACTCAATGAAAAGGACAGACAGGGCAGAAACGAGCAGTATTTCCAGCGTTCTGATCAACTCAATATCCAGGCCCAGAACACTGGCATACGCTTGGGGGTTTCCAATGCCCAGGCAGCCAAACTCCAGGTCATAGGCGGCGGCAAAACGGTCCCTCTTGAATTAGGCGGCGCTGGCGAAGTTGTAGTAGCCGATGTCCGCTGGGTAAAGAACGAAGACAATCTTTACCGCCTGGTTCTAGTCCGCCTTGAATAG
- the rimO gene encoding 30S ribosomal protein S12 methylthiotransferase RimO: MRYYLDPFGCVKNQVDAENMMASLNASGWESAPDADDADIIIVNSCGFIESAKQESINAVLGWRRLYPEKKILLAGCLAQRYSKELGEALPEADLLFGNTDLAEIVKAAAKALGKKPRINNPAASGSKAEGLSAAGSLTGARPLLSLPGSAYVKISEGCNNCCTFCAIPLIRGGLKSRTIPDILEECKALLKRGIKELCLIGQDLGSYGLDLQKDGPEKKSQLPLLLEKLSKLKGEFWVRLLYIHPDNFPLPLLDLMEKDERFLPYFDIPFQHGSEKMLKNMNRHGNTKVYLSLIKTIRMRLQDAVIRSTFMTGFPGETEEDFAELLKFQELAKLDWVGCFAYSREEDTPAYNMKNRVAKKTATMRKSSIEENQIPISEKQMDRFVGREFTCLVEEKVEGEDRLYLGRLPCQAPDVDGSTVLSSDKELVPGTFVKGRVFARAGIDLELKVK, translated from the coding sequence ATGCGTTACTACTTGGATCCTTTTGGCTGTGTTAAAAACCAGGTTGATGCCGAAAATATGATGGCATCCCTCAATGCTTCGGGCTGGGAATCGGCCCCCGATGCGGACGATGCGGACATCATCATAGTAAATTCCTGCGGCTTTATCGAAAGCGCCAAACAGGAATCCATCAATGCCGTGCTTGGCTGGCGCAGGCTCTACCCCGAAAAAAAGATTCTCCTCGCGGGCTGCCTTGCCCAGCGTTACAGCAAAGAACTTGGCGAAGCCCTCCCCGAAGCGGATCTGCTCTTCGGCAACACCGACCTTGCGGAAATTGTCAAAGCTGCGGCAAAGGCATTGGGCAAAAAGCCACGAATCAACAACCCTGCGGCTTCCGGCTCCAAGGCAGAGGGCCTTTCCGCAGCGGGGAGCCTGACCGGGGCAAGGCCCCTCCTCTCGCTGCCGGGCTCGGCCTATGTGAAAATCAGCGAGGGCTGCAATAACTGTTGCACCTTTTGTGCTATCCCCCTGATTCGCGGCGGCCTCAAAAGCCGCACAATTCCCGATATACTGGAAGAATGCAAAGCCCTCCTTAAAAGGGGCATTAAGGAGCTCTGCCTCATAGGCCAGGATCTGGGTTCTTACGGCCTGGATTTACAGAAAGATGGTCCTGAAAAGAAGTCCCAGCTTCCCCTTTTGCTGGAGAAACTGTCAAAACTAAAGGGCGAATTCTGGGTAAGGCTGCTTTATATACACCCCGATAATTTCCCCCTTCCGCTTCTCGATCTTATGGAAAAAGATGAACGTTTTCTTCCCTATTTTGATATTCCCTTTCAGCATGGTTCAGAAAAGATGCTAAAAAACATGAACCGCCATGGAAACACAAAGGTCTACCTCAGCCTCATTAAAACCATACGTATGCGCCTTCAGGACGCAGTAATACGCTCAACTTTTATGACAGGCTTTCCCGGTGAAACCGAAGAAGATTTCGCGGAACTCCTAAAATTCCAGGAGCTGGCAAAACTCGACTGGGTTGGCTGTTTTGCCTATTCCCGGGAAGAAGATACCCCCGCTTATAATATGAAAAACCGTGTAGCAAAAAAGACAGCGACCATGCGTAAAAGCAGTATCGAAGAAAATCAAATCCCCATAAGCGAAAAGCAAATGGATCGTTTTGTGGGCAGGGAATTTACCTGCCTGGTTGAAGAAAAGGTCGAAGGCGAAGACAGGCTTTACCTGGGCCGCCTCCCCTGCCAGGCGCCCGACGTGGACGGCTCGACGGTTCTGTCTTCAGACAAGGAGCTTGTACCGGGAACCTTTGTGAAGGGGCGCGTCTTTGCAAGGGCGGGGATAGATCTGGAACTTAAGGTAAAATAA
- a CDS encoding amidohydrolase produces MESRDLKVIHNAKVYEGRGKFSQALRIEGGRIAGIGGNAEILESVPAGTEKIDAEGCLVIPAFNDSHLHLLWLGRREGMIEAAGALSIEEVLERGRDLIVRLKPEPGAYVQGAGVNPDLFTGEKRDLTRYDLDKISRVHPVIISRHCGHTVYCNSLALKMAGLDESAPHVEGGTFEKDANGRPTGVLRENANALVRKPVPALEKDEIRDKLRLAMKKALSVGIASVGSCDVNGPDFDEISNIYREIYSGAGPRVRVTMQCGISNSDDILAGYIDRRLSTGKVLYETPESGALLKMGPVKLFLDGTLGGQTAWMRQPYNDKPETSGFAVIEDALFRGFVRKASEGNMQIAVHAIGDAALNAVVSAFEGVTSPGNNPLRHGVVHCQVSRREDLERMARNNILALVQPIFLADDMHILESRVGLELASTSYAWGSMEKLGIPVSYGTDAPVSDLNPLLGISWAVNRCDPLNGLPRDGFYAAEKVDVSTAVDAYTSGSAYSAFSENYLGYIKPGYFADLAFIDKDIFAIPPDMIHKARVIRTMLAGETVWEI; encoded by the coding sequence ATGGAAAGCCGCGATCTTAAAGTGATACATAACGCCAAAGTTTACGAGGGGAGGGGGAAATTCAGCCAAGCCCTCCGCATCGAGGGGGGGAGGATAGCCGGAATCGGCGGGAATGCCGAGATCCTTGAATCTGTCCCGGCTGGCACCGAAAAGATCGACGCCGAAGGATGCCTGGTGATCCCTGCCTTCAATGACAGTCATCTCCATTTGCTTTGGCTTGGCCGGAGGGAAGGCATGATCGAAGCAGCAGGTGCTTTGTCCATTGAAGAAGTGCTGGAACGGGGCCGGGATCTCATTGTCCGCCTTAAACCCGAGCCGGGCGCTTATGTGCAGGGGGCAGGGGTGAACCCGGATCTTTTTACCGGTGAAAAGCGGGATCTTACCCGGTACGACCTGGATAAAATTTCAAGAGTGCATCCTGTCATTATAAGCCGCCATTGCGGGCATACGGTGTATTGCAATTCATTGGCCCTTAAAATGGCGGGCCTCGATGAGTCCGCGCCTCATGTAGAGGGCGGGACTTTTGAGAAGGATGCCAATGGCAGACCCACAGGTGTGCTGAGGGAAAACGCCAATGCTCTGGTGCGCAAGCCTGTTCCGGCCTTGGAGAAAGACGAAATCCGGGATAAGCTCCGGCTGGCGATGAAGAAAGCCCTCTCCGTGGGGATTGCCAGTGTGGGAAGCTGCGATGTGAATGGCCCTGACTTTGACGAAATCTCCAACATCTACCGTGAGATTTACAGCGGGGCCGGGCCCCGTGTCAGGGTAACCATGCAGTGCGGGATTTCCAATAGTGATGATATCCTTGCGGGCTACATTGATCGCAGGCTTTCCACAGGCAAGGTCCTGTATGAAACTCCCGAGTCCGGGGCTCTCCTGAAAATGGGGCCGGTGAAACTTTTTCTTGACGGTACCCTTGGGGGGCAAACTGCCTGGATGAGGCAGCCCTACAACGATAAGCCCGAGACTTCGGGCTTCGCGGTAATTGAAGATGCCCTGTTCAGGGGCTTTGTAAGAAAAGCCTCCGAAGGCAATATGCAAATTGCCGTCCACGCCATTGGCGATGCCGCATTAAACGCGGTAGTGTCAGCCTTTGAGGGCGTTACTTCACCGGGGAACAACCCCCTGCGACACGGGGTTGTCCATTGCCAGGTCAGCAGGCGGGAAGACCTGGAACGCATGGCGCGCAACAATATCCTTGCCCTGGTGCAGCCTATTTTCCTTGCCGATGATATGCATATCCTTGAAAGCCGGGTTGGCCTTGAGCTTGCTTCGACTTCTTATGCTTGGGGTTCCATGGAGAAGCTTGGAATACCTGTGAGTTACGGTACTGATGCGCCGGTAAGCGATCTCAACCCCCTGCTTGGCATAAGCTGGGCAGTGAACCGCTGCGATCCTTTAAACGGATTGCCCCGCGATGGCTTTTATGCTGCAGAAAAAGTGGACGTGAGCACTGCTGTAGACGCCTATACTTCGGGTTCAGCGTATTCTGCTTTTAGTGAAAATTATCTTGGGTATATTAAACCGGGCTATTTTGCAGATCTCGCTTTTATTGACAAAGATATTTTTGCTATTCCCCCTGACATGATACACAAGGCAAGAGTGATAAGAACCATGCTTGCGGGAGAGACGGTTTGGGAGATTTAA